The genome window ttcccaACTGTCATCTAATTAAACTGTTTTGAAATGCTGCCACGTCTTGCAAACAAATCTTATGAAATTTAACTTCacactttaaatcaatttatcaattattatcGATGGGTCGTCAGTTCGATAACAAGCTGTTAATATTACTTCAATTGCCTGTGCATGACGAATGTATGTAtccatatgtatttgtgtgtgtgtgtctcacaGTCTCACACTCTCTTGCTAACTTCGTTAAGTTCGTCAAGAAAGCAGGCGCAGCGACCATGTTCAGTGCTGCCAAAACCGCTTTTTTCCCGTCAAATATGGCAAATATTGCGGGAAGcggattttttttagaaatgtatttggcttttttcggcgttttttttatgcttccAAAGGTTacataaaaagtattaaaaatgtgcagctttattattatttttcttatcgaTATTTGCCAAAACCACCACTATTTTTGGCCAGACTATCATCTTTATACCAAAAGTGGGCACCAAAGGTAACAATTTTTTCGAAATGCCAATAAACTCTGCTCACTTCGCTCGTCTCTGATGCCGTCTGGACCAGCATAAGTGCTACTTATACTACACTTATACcttattttgcacatttttgatAAGCACAGggtaaaaaatcattaaatttgttagCCCATAAGtaccacttttttttaaagctttttttcttacattttgtAGCGTTTTTTGCGTATTCTTCCAGTCAAAAACGGCTTTTTTGGCCTCAGCACTGGTCATGTTTGTTTATGCGTCGTTGCTTTGGCATGTACTAGGTGTTAAAGAGCCAACTATAGAAGTGTCAGgattaattcaattagtttgcaaaaggtataaatataaaatagtagtattttgacaagaacagtatttttattgaatctattcttataattaacaacgaatgtttataataattcTTCAAACTGTTCTAAAGAATTCacgatttattatttttgaacctcaattataatatctgaaataattataacgGGGTATACATTCCTTGCCATCACTAGATTCGCTTGCCCGTCCCCATATTCTTTCTGATATATTTACGAGGACCTGCAGGATTATTCAATGGCATTGGCATCTGGAAATCATGATCATTGACAGACGCACTCGAATCCTCGCCAGCAGTCATGTCCTGGGCCATCTGCTGCGCGTTCTTCCGTGGTTTGTAGGTACGTTTGGGTTTGGTTTGGGTGCTACCTTCCTGAGAACCTGTAGGATTATTCAATGGCATTGGCATCTGGAACTGATGATCATTGACAGACGCATTCGAATCCTCGCCAGAAGTCATGTCCTGGGCCTTCTGCTGCGCGTTCTTCCGTGGTTTGTAGGTACGTTTGGGTTTGGTTTGAGTGTTACCTTCCTGAGGACCTGTAGGATTATTCAATGGCACTGACATCTGGAACTGATGATCATTGACCGACGCAATTGAATCCTCGCCAGAAGTCATGTCCTGGGCCTTCTGCTGCGCGTTCTTCCGTGGTTTGTAGGTACGTTTGGGTTTGGTTTGAGTGTTACCTTCCTGAGGAGCTGTAGGATCATTCAATGGCATTGGCATCTGGAACTGATGATCATTGACCGACGCATTCGAATCTTCGCCAGAAGTCATGTCCTGAGCCTTCTGCAGCGCGTTCTTCCGTGGTTTGTAGGTACGTTTGGGTTTGGTTTGAGTGTTACCTTCCTGAGGACCTGTAGGATCATTCAATGGCATTGGCATCTGGAACTGATGATCATTGAATGACGCAATTGAATCCTCGCCAGAAGTCATGTCCTGGGCCTTCTGCTGCGCGTTCTTGCGTGGTTTGTAGGTACGCTTGGGTTTGGGTTCCTGAATCGCCTTGGGGGCTCGTTTCGCTGGAGTCTTCTTGGCCTTGTTCGGCAAGCCGCTAGCACTATCCATGGCCCTCTTCATGAGACTTATGGTCAGGGGTCTGAAGTACATGACGTTGTACTTCCGATCAGTGTTGCTGACACAACCATGTTCGGATTGCTCAATAATATGCATGACGTCATGCATCGACTCTGGAGACAGTTGCTCGAACTGCATCTTAAGAATGCGACGCTCCTCGACACTAACGAAATTAGGCTTCACTCTTCCCTTCTCATCGTCGGAGGATTCAGCTAGATTTGTGTCAAAATTCCGTCCTTGGTCGATAATCTTGGCGCTGATCAAAATCTGTTGAAGCTTCTTTGTGTAGGGCAGCTTCTCCTCCTCTTTCTTCTGTACCTTTCTCTCCAATTCTCCCTGACCCTTCTCCTCCTTCAATGTCTGTCCCTGACTTTTTTTAATCTCCTTCAATttctgctgttgccattgctcCTTTGGTTTCTCTTCTTTCACCATCCCCTTCTTCTCTTCCTGCTTCACCACTTTcacctccttctcctcctccttctctgCTTTGTGCTCACGTTGACATTTAGCCAGAGCTTCTTTGAGGCCATCAGCCGTTATGTTGAGGGCGCTGATCAAGCTGTCCTGCCAATTGAGATGCGGTTTGTGGCTAGGCCAGTTGCCGGGTCCAAATACTTTGATGAAATCCTCGCTGGGCAGAGGGATTTCATTTCCGTCGTCGTCCAATGCCATTGGGACTGATTGACTGGGATCACTTTCGCATAGCTGGAAGATGTGCTTTGCTCGGTTGTGGCAGTGTTTTAGCATATTCTCAAATCGTCTGTCGAAATTCTCCATTGAGTGGACGCGGCTCTTGTCCACCTTTCGGGAGAGATCTTTCAATTTGCTTTGAAAGAAGTCGCGTTCAGGCTCGTCCATCTGTTCCGTGCGATCTAGGAGCTGCTTAAGCTTGGACTGGCACTGTAGCTTCACCTGTGCCAATGCCGGATTATCCTTGCTGCAGGGCAACTCCTCACCCCTCGGCAATTTCGCGAGAACCTTGAGCACGAACTTTTCCAACTGCACGCCTTTGCGATATATGCTGGAGTAGGATCGGTTAAAGGTGTAGCAGTTGGTTACGATGAGCCTTAGATCATGGATGAGATCTTTCACACTGCGATAGTATCTATTCTCGACACGTTGGATAACGGTTCCCAGGTCCATGGGATTATTGATGATGGTGTAATAGGTTGGCACATTGAGAGCCTCTGAGTCAACGGGTTCCATGAAAGGAGCGGCAAAATCTTGATTCACCAACTTACGCAACAGATGCTTTTCCACGTATTTGATCTTATTGGTGTACTGACCCTCCATTCCCACTGGGGGACTCACCTCAGGCTGGACTCGGGTCGGAATCTTCAGCTTAACCGAAAGCGGCCTATAGGAGGTCGACTGCAAGAAGATAGGCTTATTCACCACTGTGTAAATCGTGTAAATCACACCAACTTACCATTGCAAATAGAGTTCAACGATTGcacaagaaataattaaagtttctTCACACGTTCTCTTCCGTATTTTACAGTgattatagaaattaaatttgacaatTAAATCAATGGTACCTTTCTTATTGGAaggaaaatttcattattaatatcGATGTTAAAATAGATATAATCGATAGCttcttaagatatatttgaaattattgaaatattttatatttttgacaaaatcgtAAAACAACTGAAAGTGCTTAGTGAGCCCAACTCTGCTTTAAAGAATGCATCTCAGTTCTTTTTGCTATGGAAGGAATATTATTAACATCAGTAGTTTTaagagtatttttattttattttaacttaacttgactaataaaataaaatatagatcaatcaatcaatatcTGAATTTCACAATCTTTCAAATCGGTATTGGTATTGTTTTTTCTCAAAGTGTATATGGTATGAATCCGAAATAGATTATCTGGTCGATGCTGTTTGCTTCCTGGGAGCTGTCATGTCATGATGAGGAGGCAGTAATTATAGGTAAGTTAGTATGCAAATATATCAGACATTATTATGAGACGGACACGACGATTAATGGCGAATCGCAGCGAGTAGAACAAGTTGAAAGGAATGTCAAATGATTTAAGCTTGCCACTGTACGTACTGTAAGTCAAGaaagtattttgacaaaataaaaatgcaccttttttgtttttttcatttaaaaaaaaagtaaaattcaaGTAAGAGCCATAGACtagaattataaaataaaaaataaaataaaaatctatatatatatatatatatatatatatatatatcttgcAATAGAAACTGtgtaaattttgtatgttgtcaaaacactttcttgattAACAGTATGTGTTTCTCTCCTCCCTTACCCTGACTGCAGTATCCATCCCAATGCTGCACCCCACGGTACTCGTTTCAGCCATCATTTCGCTCCATTCGCTGCGACATTTTTGGCGCAACTCCAGAAGGCTGTCAAAATTGCACAAATCCGTGACGATGCCACTGTCCCGTCCCGCTTGGGGCGTCCATTCAACTGTCCCAGCACATTTCAGACATTCAACCGAACCGGCTTCAAAATCGAGACATTTTACGAGAGGGTGGAGAGGGATGGGGATGTCCATGAATGTACATTGTactagttataaaaaaaaatgttctaaaatctaGATGTgggtctcaaaactaaaactttttgtcTAAAAGGTgagtcgagaacataaaattcttagattagGAAAtcacatcttggttttgagaacaatttaaataagaccaagttcatatttgtttgatgaatta of Drosophila innubila isolate TH190305 chromosome X, UK_Dinn_1.0, whole genome shotgun sequence contains these proteins:
- the LOC117788648 gene encoding bromodomain testis-specific protein-like; the protein is MMAETSTVGCSIGMDTAVRSTSYRPLSVKLKIPTRVQPEVSPPVGMEGQYTNKIKYVEKHLLRKLVNQDFAAPFMEPVDSEALNVPTYYTIINNPMDLGTVIQRVENRYYRSVKDLIHDLRLIVTNCYTFNRSYSSIYRKGVQLEKFVLKVLAKLPRGEELPCSKDNPALAQVKLQCQSKLKQLLDRTEQMDEPERDFFQSKLKDLSRKVDKSRVHSMENFDRRFENMLKHCHNRAKHIFQLCESDPSQSVPMALDDDGNEIPLPSEDFIKVFGPGNWPSHKPHLNWQDSLISALNITADGLKEALAKCQQEKPKEQWQQQKLKEIKKSQGQTLKEEKGQGELERKVQKKEEEKLPYTKKLQQILISAKIIDQGRNFDTNLAESSDDEKGRVKPNFVSVEERRILKMQFEQLSPESMHDVMHIIEQSEHGCVSNTDRKYNVMYFRPLTISLMKRAMDSASGLPNKAKKTPAKRAPKAIQEPKPKRTYKPRKNAQQKAQDMTSGEDSIASFNDHQFQMPMPLNDPTGPQEGNTQTKPKRTYKPRKNALQKAQDMTSGEDSNASVNDHQFQMPMPLNDPTAPQEGNTQTKPKRTYKPRKNAQQKAQDMTSGEDSIASVNDHQFQMSVPLNNPTGPQEGNTQTKPKRTYKPRKNAQQKAQDMTSGEDSNASVNDHQFQMPMPLNNPTGSQEGSTQTKPKRTYKPRKNAQQMAQDMTAGEDSSASVNDHDFQMPMPLNNPAGPRKYIRKNMGTGKRI